The following DNA comes from Bathymodiolus thermophilus thioautotrophic gill symbiont.
CTATCAAACCACCGACAACACCCTCAATAGTTTTTCCGCCACTTAGATTGGGTGCCAGTTTATGTTTACCAAAGGCTTTGCCTGTGAAATAGGCAAAACTATCTGCCCCCCAGACGATGAACAGTAACAATAAAATAATAGCAACGCTTTGTGCTTGTAATATAGGCAAGAAAGTAAGCGGTGTAATTAATAAAAATAAGTTGGTGGCTTTTCTGAGTTCGGTATTTTTTGGTTTTTTATTGGGGTAATTAAAGACTAAAAATAAGTTTTTAAACCAAAATGCCGTGCTTAAGTAAAGCAATGGCAGTAAATACATTGTTATTGAATAGTGGCTAATATGAAAGATATTAGTTAGAGCATGGGGAACAATAAAAATAAGTGCCATTACCAGCCATAATAAAAGCGGCTTCATTTTGCTCAGTTTGGTAAACTCATATCCCACGATTACCCCCCCTATGCCAACGAGTATTAAAAAGCCAATTTGAGATTTAAAAATCAAAAATAAGACGAGTGGCACCAAGATGCTGGCGGTTAGTATTCTTTTTGTTAATTCATTCATTCCGTCCTCCGTATCGTCTATCACGATGATTAAAACTCTCAATTGCCTTGTCCATTTCCAAGGCATCAAAATCAGGCCACAGTGTATCAGTAAAATATAACTCACTATAAGCAATATCCCACAGTAAAAAATTACTAATACGCTGTTCACCACTACTGCGAATGAGTAAATCCACGGTGTTATTTTTTAGGGATAAATATTGTGAGAATTTTCCCTCATTTAATTCATCAGTAGTTACTTTATTGTCAATTATTTGTTTGCAAGCGTTAACAATGTCCCATTGTCCGCCGTAATTGGCTGCAATGACCAAAGTTAGCCCCGAATTGTCTGCTAACAATGTCTGGGCTTCGACGGCTATTTTCTGCACATCGGTAGGAAATAGTGCCAGTTCGCCAATAATTTTAAGTCGAACATTGTATTTGTTGAGTTTGTTTACTTCTTTTTTAAGTACCGTTAAAAACAATTTAAACAACAGTGAGACTTCTTCATTGGAACGATTTTTATTCTCACTACTAAAGGCGAATAGCGTCAGTGTTTGCACGCCAATTGCGCCACAGTATTTAACGATAGTGCGCACTGCGTCCACCCCTTTTTTATGTCCTACAATGCGAGGCAACTTGTGCTTTTTTGCCCAGCGACCGTTGCCGTCCATAATAATTGCAATGTGTTTTGGAATATTCATAAGCGCAGATTATACCGACTACGGTAAAATCTGCGTTTATGAGTTTAGCAAAAAGAATTATTCCTTGTCTTGATGTGCGTGATGGCCGTGTGGTCAAAGGCACCAAGTTTGTCAATATCAAAGATGCAGGCGACCCTGTTGAGGTGGCAAAGCGTTACGATGATGAGGGTGCAGATGAAATTACCTTTTTAGACATTACCGCTTCACACGAGGGCAGAGA
Coding sequences within:
- the uppS gene encoding polyprenyl diphosphate synthase, which produces MNIPKHIAIIMDGNGRWAKKHKLPRIVGHKKGVDAVRTIVKYCGAIGVQTLTLFAFSSENKNRSNEEVSLLFKLFLTVLKKEVNKLNKYNVRLKIIGELALFPTDVQKIAVEAQTLLADNSGLTLVIAANYGGQWDIVNACKQIIDNKVTTDELNEGKFSQYLSLKNNTVDLLIRSSGEQRISNFLLWDIAYSELYFTDTLWPDFDALEMDKAIESFNHRDRRYGGRNE
- a CDS encoding phosphatidate cytidylyltransferase; this translates as MNELTKRILTASILVPLVLFLIFKSQIGFLILVGIGGVIVGYEFTKLSKMKPLLLWLVMALIFIVPHALTNIFHISHYSITMYLLPLLYLSTAFWFKNLFLVFNYPNKKPKNTELRKATNLFLLITPLTFLPILQAQSVAIILLLLFIVWGADSFAYFTGKAFGKHKLAPNLSGGKTIEGVVGGLIGVLLITGIWMFVTENTNYGFLLLALITGIFSVIGDLYESIYKREAGVKDSGNILPGHGGMFDRLDGLLAATPIFSIVLIALNL